A genomic window from Sceloporus undulatus isolate JIND9_A2432 ecotype Alabama chromosome 9, SceUnd_v1.1, whole genome shotgun sequence includes:
- the MEF2D gene encoding myocyte-specific enhancer factor 2D isoform X4 → MGRKKIQIQRITDERNRQVTFTKRKFGLMKKAYELSVLCDCEIALIIFNHSNKLFQYASTDMDKVLLKYTEYNEPHESRTNADIIEALNKKHRECESPDADDVFTLTPQTEEKYKKIDEEFDKMMQTYRLTSAVPAPNFAMPVTVPVSNQNSLQFSNPGGSLVTQSLVTSSLTDPRLLSPQQPSLQRNTVSPGLPQRPASAGAMLGGDLNNTNGACPSPVGNGYVSARASPGLLPVSNGNSLGKVIPAKSPPPPTSSHGAQLGPNSRKPDLRVITSQSGKGLIQHLNTQRLVVSQATHSLTTPVVSVATPSLLTQGLPFSAMPTAYNTDYQLTSADLSSLPAFSSPAGLSLGNISAWQQQQQQQQQQQQQQQQQQQQQQQQQHLVPVSLSNLIQGTHLSHATTLTVNTNPNISIKSEPISPNRERNTATPLSAFPHQPRHEATGRSPVDSLSSNASSYEGNEREEQPRAPDFGSSLGLLRPSSEADGENPSVKRMRLDAWVT, encoded by the exons GTGACATTCACCAAGCGGAAGTTTGGGCTGATGAAGAAGGCCTACGAGCTGAGCGTCCTCTGCGACTGCGAGATCGCCCTCATCATCTTCAACCACTCCAACAAGCTCTTCCAGTACGCCAGCACCGACATGGACAAGGTGCTCCTCAAGTACACCGAGTACAACGAGCCCCACGAGAGCCGGACCAACGCTGACATCATTGAG GCGCTGAACAAGAAACATAGAGAGTGCGAGAGCCCCGACGCCGACGACGTCTTTACGTTGACGCCTCAGACAGAagagaaatataaaaagattGATGAGGAGTTTGATAAAATGATGCAGACTTACAGGCTCACA tcTGCAGTTCCAGCTCCCAATTTCGCCATGCCAGTTACGGTTCCCGTGTCCAACCAGAACAGCCTCCAGTTCAGCAACCCGGGCGGCTCTTTGGTGACCCAGTCGCTAGTGACCTCTTCGCTGACCGACCCCCGGCTCCTCTCGCCGCAGCAGCCCTCCCTCCAGCGCAACACCGTCTCCCCAGGACTCCCCCAGAGACCCGCCAGCGCAG GGGCCATGCTGGGAGGAGACCTCAACAACACAAACGGTGCCTGCCCAAGCCCAGTAG GGAACGGCTACGTCAGCGCCAGGGCCTCCCCGGGTCTCCTCCCGGTCTCCAACGGGAACAGCCTTGGCAAAGTCATCCCCGCGAAGTCTCCGCCGCCCCCCACGTCCTCCCATGGCGCCCAACTGGGGCCCAACAGCCGCAAGCCGGACCTGCGTGTCATCACCTCCCAAAGTGGGAAGGGGCTCATCCAGCATTTG aACACACAGAGGCTTGTCGTCTCCCAAGCGACCCACTCTTTGACCACGCCGGTTGTTTCGGTGGCTACCCCGAGCCTCCTGACGCAGGGGTTGCCCTTCTCGGCCATGCCAACAGCATACAACACAG ACTACCAACTGACCAGCGCAGACCTCTCCTCCCTGCCGGCATTCAGTTCACCCGCTGGCCTCTCCCTGGGGAACATCTCTGCctggcaacaacagcagcagcaacaacaacagcaacaacagcagcagcagcaacaacaacagcaacaacaacagcagcagcatctggtTCCTGTATCCCTAAGCAACTTAAT ACAAGGGACCCACCTCTCCCACGCCACCACTTTGACCGTCAACACCAACCCCAACATCAGCATCAAGTCGGAGCCCATCTCGCCCAACCGGGAGCGCAACACGGCCACCCCGCTCTCGGCGTTCCCCCACCAGCCCCGACATGAGGCCACCGGACGCTCGCCCGTGGACAGCCTCAGCAGCAACGCCAGCTCCTATGAGGGCAACGAGCGAGAAGAGCAGCCCCGGGCCCCCGACTTCGGCTCCTCCCTCGGCCTCCTGAGACCCTCCTCTGAGGCCGATGGCGAGAACCCTTCGGTCAAACGCATGCGCTTGGACGCTTGGGTAACATAA
- the MEF2D gene encoding myocyte-specific enhancer factor 2D isoform X2: MGRKKIQIQRITDERNRQVTFTKRKFGLMKKAYELSVLCDCEIALIIFNHSNKLFQYASTDMDKVLLKYTEYNEPHESRTNADIIEALNKKHRECESPDADDVFTLTPQTEEKYKKIDEEFDKMMQTYRLTSAVPAPNFAMPVTVPVSNQNSLQFSNPGGSLVTQSLVTSSLTDPRLLSPQQPSLQRNTVSPGLPQRPASAGAMLGGDLNNTNGACPSPVGNGYVSARASPGLLPVSNGNSLGKVIPAKSPPPPTSSHGAQLGPNSRKPDLRVITSQSGKGLIQHLTEDHLDLNTQRLVVSQATHSLTTPVVSVATPSLLTQGLPFSAMPTAYNTDYQLTSADLSSLPAFSSPAGLSLGNISAWQQQQQQQQQQQQQQQQQQQQQQQQQHLVPVSLSNLIQGTHLSHATTLTVNTNPNISIKSEPISPNRERNTATPLSAFPHQPRHEATGRSPVDSLSSNASSYEGNEREEQPRAPDFGSSLGLLRPSSEADGENPSVKRMRLDAWVT; the protein is encoded by the exons GTGACATTCACCAAGCGGAAGTTTGGGCTGATGAAGAAGGCCTACGAGCTGAGCGTCCTCTGCGACTGCGAGATCGCCCTCATCATCTTCAACCACTCCAACAAGCTCTTCCAGTACGCCAGCACCGACATGGACAAGGTGCTCCTCAAGTACACCGAGTACAACGAGCCCCACGAGAGCCGGACCAACGCTGACATCATTGAG GCGCTGAACAAGAAACATAGAGAGTGCGAGAGCCCCGACGCCGACGACGTCTTTACGTTGACGCCTCAGACAGAagagaaatataaaaagattGATGAGGAGTTTGATAAAATGATGCAGACTTACAGGCTCACA tcTGCAGTTCCAGCTCCCAATTTCGCCATGCCAGTTACGGTTCCCGTGTCCAACCAGAACAGCCTCCAGTTCAGCAACCCGGGCGGCTCTTTGGTGACCCAGTCGCTAGTGACCTCTTCGCTGACCGACCCCCGGCTCCTCTCGCCGCAGCAGCCCTCCCTCCAGCGCAACACCGTCTCCCCAGGACTCCCCCAGAGACCCGCCAGCGCAG GGGCCATGCTGGGAGGAGACCTCAACAACACAAACGGTGCCTGCCCAAGCCCAGTAG GGAACGGCTACGTCAGCGCCAGGGCCTCCCCGGGTCTCCTCCCGGTCTCCAACGGGAACAGCCTTGGCAAAGTCATCCCCGCGAAGTCTCCGCCGCCCCCCACGTCCTCCCATGGCGCCCAACTGGGGCCCAACAGCCGCAAGCCGGACCTGCGTGTCATCACCTCCCAAAGTGGGAAGGGGCTCATCCAGCATTTG ACAGAGGATCATCTGGATCTG aACACACAGAGGCTTGTCGTCTCCCAAGCGACCCACTCTTTGACCACGCCGGTTGTTTCGGTGGCTACCCCGAGCCTCCTGACGCAGGGGTTGCCCTTCTCGGCCATGCCAACAGCATACAACACAG ACTACCAACTGACCAGCGCAGACCTCTCCTCCCTGCCGGCATTCAGTTCACCCGCTGGCCTCTCCCTGGGGAACATCTCTGCctggcaacaacagcagcagcaacaacaacagcaacaacagcagcagcagcaacaacaacagcaacaacaacagcagcagcatctggtTCCTGTATCCCTAAGCAACTTAAT ACAAGGGACCCACCTCTCCCACGCCACCACTTTGACCGTCAACACCAACCCCAACATCAGCATCAAGTCGGAGCCCATCTCGCCCAACCGGGAGCGCAACACGGCCACCCCGCTCTCGGCGTTCCCCCACCAGCCCCGACATGAGGCCACCGGACGCTCGCCCGTGGACAGCCTCAGCAGCAACGCCAGCTCCTATGAGGGCAACGAGCGAGAAGAGCAGCCCCGGGCCCCCGACTTCGGCTCCTCCCTCGGCCTCCTGAGACCCTCCTCTGAGGCCGATGGCGAGAACCCTTCGGTCAAACGCATGCGCTTGGACGCTTGGGTAACATAA
- the MEF2D gene encoding myocyte-specific enhancer factor 2D isoform X3: MGRKKIQIQRITDERNRQVTFTKRKFGLMKKAYELSVLCDCEIALIIFNHSNKLFQYASTDMDKVLLKYTEYNEPHESRTNADIIETLRKKGFNGCDSPEPDGDDSIDQSPLMEDKYRKASEDLDILFKRYGSAVPAPNFAMPVTVPVSNQNSLQFSNPGGSLVTQSLVTSSLTDPRLLSPQQPSLQRNTVSPGLPQRPASAGAMLGGDLNNTNGACPSPVGNGYVSARASPGLLPVSNGNSLGKVIPAKSPPPPTSSHGAQLGPNSRKPDLRVITSQSGKGLIQHLNTQRLVVSQATHSLTTPVVSVATPSLLTQGLPFSAMPTAYNTDYQLTSADLSSLPAFSSPAGLSLGNISAWQQQQQQQQQQQQQQQQQQQQQQQQQHLVPVSLSNLIQGTHLSHATTLTVNTNPNISIKSEPISPNRERNTATPLSAFPHQPRHEATGRSPVDSLSSNASSYEGNEREEQPRAPDFGSSLGLLRPSSEADGENPSVKRMRLDAWVT, translated from the exons GTGACATTCACCAAGCGGAAGTTTGGGCTGATGAAGAAGGCCTACGAGCTGAGCGTCCTCTGCGACTGCGAGATCGCCCTCATCATCTTCAACCACTCCAACAAGCTCTTCCAGTACGCCAGCACCGACATGGACAAGGTGCTCCTCAAGTACACCGAGTACAACGAGCCCCACGAGAGCCGGACCAACGCTGACATCATTGAG ACCTTAAGAAAGAAAGGTTTTAACGGTTGCGACAGTCCGGAGCCGGACGGGGACGACTCCATTGACCAGAGTCCGCTGATGGAGGACAAATACCGCAAAGCCAGCGAGGACCTGGACATCCTCTTCAAGCGCTACGGC tcTGCAGTTCCAGCTCCCAATTTCGCCATGCCAGTTACGGTTCCCGTGTCCAACCAGAACAGCCTCCAGTTCAGCAACCCGGGCGGCTCTTTGGTGACCCAGTCGCTAGTGACCTCTTCGCTGACCGACCCCCGGCTCCTCTCGCCGCAGCAGCCCTCCCTCCAGCGCAACACCGTCTCCCCAGGACTCCCCCAGAGACCCGCCAGCGCAG GGGCCATGCTGGGAGGAGACCTCAACAACACAAACGGTGCCTGCCCAAGCCCAGTAG GGAACGGCTACGTCAGCGCCAGGGCCTCCCCGGGTCTCCTCCCGGTCTCCAACGGGAACAGCCTTGGCAAAGTCATCCCCGCGAAGTCTCCGCCGCCCCCCACGTCCTCCCATGGCGCCCAACTGGGGCCCAACAGCCGCAAGCCGGACCTGCGTGTCATCACCTCCCAAAGTGGGAAGGGGCTCATCCAGCATTTG aACACACAGAGGCTTGTCGTCTCCCAAGCGACCCACTCTTTGACCACGCCGGTTGTTTCGGTGGCTACCCCGAGCCTCCTGACGCAGGGGTTGCCCTTCTCGGCCATGCCAACAGCATACAACACAG ACTACCAACTGACCAGCGCAGACCTCTCCTCCCTGCCGGCATTCAGTTCACCCGCTGGCCTCTCCCTGGGGAACATCTCTGCctggcaacaacagcagcagcaacaacaacagcaacaacagcagcagcagcaacaacaacagcaacaacaacagcagcagcatctggtTCCTGTATCCCTAAGCAACTTAAT ACAAGGGACCCACCTCTCCCACGCCACCACTTTGACCGTCAACACCAACCCCAACATCAGCATCAAGTCGGAGCCCATCTCGCCCAACCGGGAGCGCAACACGGCCACCCCGCTCTCGGCGTTCCCCCACCAGCCCCGACATGAGGCCACCGGACGCTCGCCCGTGGACAGCCTCAGCAGCAACGCCAGCTCCTATGAGGGCAACGAGCGAGAAGAGCAGCCCCGGGCCCCCGACTTCGGCTCCTCCCTCGGCCTCCTGAGACCCTCCTCTGAGGCCGATGGCGAGAACCCTTCGGTCAAACGCATGCGCTTGGACGCTTGGGTAACATAA
- the MEF2D gene encoding myocyte-specific enhancer factor 2D isoform X1, producing the protein MGRKKIQIQRITDERNRQVTFTKRKFGLMKKAYELSVLCDCEIALIIFNHSNKLFQYASTDMDKVLLKYTEYNEPHESRTNADIIETLRKKGFNGCDSPEPDGDDSIDQSPLMEDKYRKASEDLDILFKRYGSAVPAPNFAMPVTVPVSNQNSLQFSNPGGSLVTQSLVTSSLTDPRLLSPQQPSLQRNTVSPGLPQRPASAGAMLGGDLNNTNGACPSPVGNGYVSARASPGLLPVSNGNSLGKVIPAKSPPPPTSSHGAQLGPNSRKPDLRVITSQSGKGLIQHLTEDHLDLNTQRLVVSQATHSLTTPVVSVATPSLLTQGLPFSAMPTAYNTDYQLTSADLSSLPAFSSPAGLSLGNISAWQQQQQQQQQQQQQQQQQQQQQQQQQHLVPVSLSNLIQGTHLSHATTLTVNTNPNISIKSEPISPNRERNTATPLSAFPHQPRHEATGRSPVDSLSSNASSYEGNEREEQPRAPDFGSSLGLLRPSSEADGENPSVKRMRLDAWVT; encoded by the exons GTGACATTCACCAAGCGGAAGTTTGGGCTGATGAAGAAGGCCTACGAGCTGAGCGTCCTCTGCGACTGCGAGATCGCCCTCATCATCTTCAACCACTCCAACAAGCTCTTCCAGTACGCCAGCACCGACATGGACAAGGTGCTCCTCAAGTACACCGAGTACAACGAGCCCCACGAGAGCCGGACCAACGCTGACATCATTGAG ACCTTAAGAAAGAAAGGTTTTAACGGTTGCGACAGTCCGGAGCCGGACGGGGACGACTCCATTGACCAGAGTCCGCTGATGGAGGACAAATACCGCAAAGCCAGCGAGGACCTGGACATCCTCTTCAAGCGCTACGGC tcTGCAGTTCCAGCTCCCAATTTCGCCATGCCAGTTACGGTTCCCGTGTCCAACCAGAACAGCCTCCAGTTCAGCAACCCGGGCGGCTCTTTGGTGACCCAGTCGCTAGTGACCTCTTCGCTGACCGACCCCCGGCTCCTCTCGCCGCAGCAGCCCTCCCTCCAGCGCAACACCGTCTCCCCAGGACTCCCCCAGAGACCCGCCAGCGCAG GGGCCATGCTGGGAGGAGACCTCAACAACACAAACGGTGCCTGCCCAAGCCCAGTAG GGAACGGCTACGTCAGCGCCAGGGCCTCCCCGGGTCTCCTCCCGGTCTCCAACGGGAACAGCCTTGGCAAAGTCATCCCCGCGAAGTCTCCGCCGCCCCCCACGTCCTCCCATGGCGCCCAACTGGGGCCCAACAGCCGCAAGCCGGACCTGCGTGTCATCACCTCCCAAAGTGGGAAGGGGCTCATCCAGCATTTG ACAGAGGATCATCTGGATCTG aACACACAGAGGCTTGTCGTCTCCCAAGCGACCCACTCTTTGACCACGCCGGTTGTTTCGGTGGCTACCCCGAGCCTCCTGACGCAGGGGTTGCCCTTCTCGGCCATGCCAACAGCATACAACACAG ACTACCAACTGACCAGCGCAGACCTCTCCTCCCTGCCGGCATTCAGTTCACCCGCTGGCCTCTCCCTGGGGAACATCTCTGCctggcaacaacagcagcagcaacaacaacagcaacaacagcagcagcagcaacaacaacagcaacaacaacagcagcagcatctggtTCCTGTATCCCTAAGCAACTTAAT ACAAGGGACCCACCTCTCCCACGCCACCACTTTGACCGTCAACACCAACCCCAACATCAGCATCAAGTCGGAGCCCATCTCGCCCAACCGGGAGCGCAACACGGCCACCCCGCTCTCGGCGTTCCCCCACCAGCCCCGACATGAGGCCACCGGACGCTCGCCCGTGGACAGCCTCAGCAGCAACGCCAGCTCCTATGAGGGCAACGAGCGAGAAGAGCAGCCCCGGGCCCCCGACTTCGGCTCCTCCCTCGGCCTCCTGAGACCCTCCTCTGAGGCCGATGGCGAGAACCCTTCGGTCAAACGCATGCGCTTGGACGCTTGGGTAACATAA